The Cloacibacterium sp. TD35 region AATTGTTCTAAAAGTTTATAGATTTTTACAACAAAATCCATGGATTCTTGCCAAACTTTTAAGTCCTTATGTGAATTTATTTTCGACATATATTATTCTAAAATCTATACTTTTTAACTTTTATAACTATATCACTTTCATAACTTACTTAGCTGGTAAAACTTTTCCTCTTACTTCTCCGAAACCTACTCTTATTCCGTCTTTTTCAGAGAAACCTCTCATAATGATTGTGTCGTGGTCTTCTATAAATTTTCTTTCGGTTCCGTTTGAAAGTTTCAGCGGATTTTGTCCGCGCCAAGTCAATTCTAGCATCGAACCAAAACTATTTTGTTCACTTCCAGAAATAGTTCCAGAAGCATATAAATCGCCAACTTCCACATTGCAACCATTGATGGTGTGATGCGCCAACTGTTGCGCCATATTCCAGTACATGTATTTGTAGTTGCTTTGGCAAATCAGGTTTTCTTCGCCGTTTTCTGGTTGCAAATACACTTCTAGATTAATGTCGAAATTTTTATCTCCTTCAAATTTCAAATAATCTAACACTTCTGGTTCCTGCTTTGGTGTTGCACTTCTAAATGGTTCTAATGCTTCTAAAGTCACCACCCAAGGTGAAATAGACGAACAGAAATTTTTCCCTAAAAACGGACCAAGAGGAACATATTCCCAACTCTGAATGTCTCTAGCACTCCAATCATTGAAAATCACCATTCCGAAAATAGCGTCTTCGGCTTCTTGGGTAGAGATGCTTTCTCCAATTTCTGTGTTTTTATTCAATACAAAAGCCATTTCTAGTTCAAAATCCAATTGTTTTGAAGCTCCAAAAATCGGTTTTTCTGCATCAGCCGGTTTCATTTGACCTTTTGGTCTGTGAAAATTAATTCCCGAAACCACGATAGACGAAGCGCGACCGTGATAACCTACTGGTAAATGTTTCCAGTTCGGGAGCAATGCATTTGCAGGGTCACGAAACATTTTTCCCACATTGGTAGCGTGTTCTATGCTGCTGTAAAAATCAGTGTAATTCTGTACGTGAAGTGGCATCATCATTTGTACTTTATCTAAATCATAGAAACATTCTTCTATGGTTTTTTCGTCATGAGAAAGTGATGAACCTTCTAATAAAAGTTCCTGAATTTTTAAACGAACAGCATTGGTTACTGGTTTTCCTAGTTCTATAAATTCATTGAGCGTGTACGCTTCGAAAACGTTTTCATTTAACCCTTCTATCTCGTCAAAAAATCCGTAATCGTATAAAGTAGCAAGGTCTATGACCAAATCGCCAATTCTGGTACAACAAGCAATGTATTCTCTGTTAAACACCGCTACACCAAAAGGAATATTATGAATAGAAAAATCTGAATTTTGAGGATAATTTATAAAAGATTTCATGTCTTAAAATTTGTTTTAAAGATATAAAAAAGCCCGAAAACAAAAGAATTTCGGGCAATATTTCATGATTTTTTATTTTACCAGCGTTGTGTCAATCCACTTTTCATTATTATTCATGTTGATTAAGAAAAGGATACCGTCTCTTTCTTGAATCATGAAGTTATATGTAAGCGGAATACCAATTTTTTGACCTTCTAAAACGTCTGCTCTTACAGAAATGTAATTGTTATTTCTAATGAAATCACCAGAATACAGTTTGGTCGTTTTGCTCTCAGCAGAAGTATCATTTATTAATTCTACTATATTGATATTTTTATCTGCTAAAAAACTTACAACGTGTTTGTATACCAAAGTTCCTTTATTCTGAATCAGCACAAAGGTTTTTCCTTCTAAATTCACATTCAGTACTCTTTTTTCTACCTCTCTTTCTTTTAAAAGGCGGTCTAATTTTGCATTAATGTCTTCGTAGTCTCTAGTATTCGTTTTTTGAGCGAATGAAAAAGCGAATGAAAAGATGGTGAAAAATAAAAATATTTTTTTCATAATTTATAGGTTGCCTCTTCTGGCTTGTTCTCTTTCTAATGCTTCAAATAATGCTTTGAAATTACCAGCTCCGAAGCTTTGCGCGCCATGTCTTTCTATAATTTCGTAGAAAAGAGTAGGGCGGTCTTCTACAGGTTTTGTGAAAATTTGTAATAGATAACCTTCTTCGTCACAGTCGATTAAAATTCCTAAGTCTTGAAGTTTTTTAATGTCTTCATCTATTGTTCCCACTCTTTCAGGAACCATTTCGTAGTAGGCTTCTGGCGGTGCTGATAGAAATTCTACCCCTCTCGCTTTCAATTCTGTTACTGTTTTTATAATATCTTTGGTCGCTACTGCGATATGCTGAACACCTTCTCCTTCGTAGAAATCTAGATATTCTTCTACCTGAGATTTTTTCTTTCCTTCTGCTGGTTCATTAATAGGGAATTTAGCAAATCCGTTTCCGTTGCTCATTACTTTTGACATGAGTGCAGAATATTCGGTGTTAATTTGCTTATCGTCAAAACTTAAAATATTCACAAATCCCATTACTTCTTCGTACCATTTTACTACAGGAATCATTCTGTCCCAACCTACATTTCCTACGCAATGGTCTACATAAAGCAATCCACAATCCGAAGGGTTATAATCAGATTCCCATTTTTCGTATCCTGGCATAAATGGCCCGTCGTAATTTTTTCTTTCGATGAACATGTGAACGGTTTCGCCGTAGGTATAAATTCCAGACATTTTTACCTCGCCGAATTCATCTTTTAGCGTTTTTGGTTCCATGTAAGGTTTTGCACCACGATTTGTGGTTTCTTCAAATGCTTTATAGGCATCATCAACCCATAGTGCAAGAATTTTCACACCATCACCATGTTTTCTTTGGTGCTCACAAATTGGTGAATCCGAAGATAAACCAGAGGTAAGAACCAATCTTATTTTACCTTGTTGAACTACATAAGAGGCTCTGTCTCTTACGCCAGTTTCTGGTCCTGCATAAGCTACGCTCTGAAAACCGAAAGCAGTTTTGTAATAATGGGCTGCTTGTTTAGCGTTTCCTACATAAAATTCTATATAATCTGTTCCGTTTATAGGAAGAAAATTCTCTGCCTGCGCTATTTTTTCGGCAAAAGTAAGTGTGCTCATTTTTCTCTTTTTATTTGGAGTTTGTTATGTGCCAAATTACAAATATTGTGTGATGCGCACAAAAAAAATCAACAAAACCTATCTTTTTGATAGGTTTTATTATGTTATAATGCGTGTGATTTAAATCGTTCGAAGCAGAATTTATCGAGCATTTCTCTGTCATCAGGATGGGCAATGTCTATGAGAAGTTTTGCACGCTGTCTCATGTTTTTTCCATACAAATAAGCTACTCCATATTCTGTTACCACATAGTGAATATGACCTCTGGTTGTTACTACACCAGCTCCTTCTTTT contains the following coding sequences:
- the fahA gene encoding fumarylacetoacetase encodes the protein MKSFINYPQNSDFSIHNIPFGVAVFNREYIACCTRIGDLVIDLATLYDYGFFDEIEGLNENVFEAYTLNEFIELGKPVTNAVRLKIQELLLEGSSLSHDEKTIEECFYDLDKVQMMMPLHVQNYTDFYSSIEHATNVGKMFRDPANALLPNWKHLPVGYHGRASSIVVSGINFHRPKGQMKPADAEKPIFGASKQLDFELEMAFVLNKNTEIGESISTQEAEDAIFGMVIFNDWSARDIQSWEYVPLGPFLGKNFCSSISPWVVTLEALEPFRSATPKQEPEVLDYLKFEGDKNFDINLEVYLQPENGEENLICQSNYKYMYWNMAQQLAHHTINGCNVEVGDLYASGTISGSEQNSFGSMLELTWRGQNPLKLSNGTERKFIEDHDTIIMRGFSEKDGIRVGFGEVRGKVLPAK
- the hppD gene encoding 4-hydroxyphenylpyruvate dioxygenase, giving the protein MSTLTFAEKIAQAENFLPINGTDYIEFYVGNAKQAAHYYKTAFGFQSVAYAGPETGVRDRASYVVQQGKIRLVLTSGLSSDSPICEHQRKHGDGVKILALWVDDAYKAFEETTNRGAKPYMEPKTLKDEFGEVKMSGIYTYGETVHMFIERKNYDGPFMPGYEKWESDYNPSDCGLLYVDHCVGNVGWDRMIPVVKWYEEVMGFVNILSFDDKQINTEYSALMSKVMSNGNGFAKFPINEPAEGKKKSQVEEYLDFYEGEGVQHIAVATKDIIKTVTELKARGVEFLSAPPEAYYEMVPERVGTIDEDIKKLQDLGILIDCDEEGYLLQIFTKPVEDRPTLFYEIIERHGAQSFGAGNFKALFEALEREQARRGNL